In the genome of Primulina tabacum isolate GXHZ01 chromosome 13, ASM2559414v2, whole genome shotgun sequence, the window TAAGATAGCATGAAAATCATTGTACTTTTACACAAATGTTATTAAAATCACACTTAGGCACTTGAAATTCACTAATTTTACCTCTGCATAACCTTAGATTGAATgtcaaattttattatatataatatctcACATGGATTGCTTTCAAGACACAAACATCACGTAACGATGTGATGATCGTATTCTGTTCAATATGTTTCAGGGAAGTGTTGGTCGAGTACGCAGCAACAATGCAGAAACTAGCTAAACTGCTGACTGGGGTTTTGATGATGAATTTGAGCAGCAAAAATGGAGGAAGGTTCGAAGATACGATCTCTTGTGAAGAAAGCACGTGTTTTCTACGATTAAATCATTACCCGATCTGCCCTTTGTCCGCTCAGCAACAAGTATTTGGTTTGGTTCCACACACGGACAGTGATTATCTTACGATATTACATCAAGACCGAGTCGGGGGACTTCAGCTTATGAAAGACTCCAAATGGGTTGCTGTTAAACCCAATCAAGATGCACTTATTGTCAATATCGGCGATCTTTTTCAGGTACTTTTTTGAATGCTTGGAGCCGTGCCAATTATATCTAGAACCATGATAGTAGCACTccagtaaaaaaaaaatgaaccaAAAACACAAAACACAgaattaatttttatgaatttaaatgGATATATCACAGGCATACACTGACTTTGGGAATTGGGACTTTCTATTTGTTAATTAGTCCAATttgttgtttaaaattttatgataatttGGAGGCAGCTAGCATGCGCCAAGTCTAAATGCCCATAAATTAAAGGCCTTGAAATTAAACGTTCACGTTGCCATTAATTTTCTATTGTGTTATTTGTTGGTTTGctatttaattgaaataaatattAGAGTTTCATCATTACCAACTAGCTTAACTAAAATTCCCACATCAActaaaaaaaaaagggaaaactAGGTGAACTAGTGTAAATTGGTAAACACTTAATCATGGTAAAATGGTCAACGCCTAATCTTACAAAAATAACGATAATTTcgatagaaaatattttataaactaATTGAGGCAGATATTTTTTGTTCTCTCTTTACTAGCCAACGATCAAAACTTATAGACGAAAGTAACAGtataattcaaattttttaaaatgtccGACAAGTCAAACACTACATTTAAGCTACTCTCTTTATAATATAGACGTTTAGAGTTCCCGGGTTAATGAGATCCTACCTATGTGGGTACTACCCTCACTTCATTTCAACGGGTAAGACCTTgccacacatacaatttcaaaaaaaaaagtgggtccTATATATGCATGGGCAAATATTGGCCATCCATCCTATCATGGAGGCAATGGCCACGTgggtaggatgaaataaaccgAGTTCCCGAACATTCCATTCTTGAAAATTGCACTAGCTTGTACATGAAAAACGAGCGTGTCTGTAAACTAAGTATGATACGGGGAGTATGAAAGGATATATACACCAATTATTCTTATTTGCGTTTAGGTATTTAATCGACAATATGATTAATTACAATCTGAAATTTAAATatgcacatatatatattttgcagGCTTGGAGCAATGATGTATATAAAAGTGTTAAACACAAAGTGATGAGCAATACAACTATGGAGAGATTCTCGGTTGCTTATTTCCTTTGCCCTTCCTATGATTCTTTTGTTGGGAGTTGTAAAAAACCTTCCCTGTATAAAGATTTTACCTTTGGAGAGTACCGAAGCCAAGTCCAACAAGACACCAGAACTATTGGCTACAAGGTTGGCCTTCCAAGATTTCGGAGAGAACAAAATTCTTACAATTAATATTTCATTATTATCGGCTCTCCCGTGATTGCTCGTCGGCAGCGGCAGATGTGCGGCTATAGAAGGAGGAGCTCGGCCATGGGGTTTGTTGGAAGAAAGGTGGTCGAGTTCTTCAAGTATGAGAGAGAAGAAAAAACCAAGACTAGATTTTCTTGTGATGTTAATTATTTTGTGTGTTATCAACTTTTGATTATGCATATTTAATCTCTCTCAATTGTTGAATCTCAATCCTACTATAATTATCTAGCATATTTTTAGCTTGTCAAAATTTTAGTGTAGTATTTTTCAACTTTTGATAAtacattatataattaaatagatATTATTCATTAATTGATTCTAGATATTTCTAGAATATTTTTTAGGTATCTTGACATGATGGAGTCTATTAATCAAACTTTGACTAGAATAGTTCATATTTaatgattaaatattttaggaTTGTGTATTCTTCATAACTCCAATATACGTTCATTAATggcatgtaatgcccgagattatattatttaatccgaaattatttaattgatgaattgatatgattatggaAGGATAAACTCCGAGAAAAACTTGGGGAAAATGACAAGATAAATGtggaggcagaagacctcgcgtaggggtgggtacggtacggtatacgTACCGAACTACGGTACTGTACCGAAAATATCAGTATAGAATTTTTCGATACCGATACCgtaaattcggtataccgaattttcggtatgaaAAAAGTTTATACCGGAAAAaattgtcggtataccgaaatgttttcggtataccgacatttttttcggtataccgaacttaaatttaaaaaaataataataaaaattattttcggtatttcggtatataccgaaataccgaaaaaaaatATTCCGTACCGATACCGAATATTCcgtaccgataccgataccgaaaatttcggtacggtaaattttcggtataccgattttttcggtaagttcggtattttttcggtACGGTTTTTTGGTATTTCgttattttttcccacccctaacctcgcgcatatgctcaaagatgaggcgcgcatgtgcgcgagcagccaaatgccgaggcagaagactgcgcgcatatgcgcgagatggtgaatttcaaaatgccgagacagagagtctcacgcatgtagtgcccaaattcagtacacgtataactcatgcatttatttaattgttaattcatttatttaaatttaaaatgagttttagccatgcatgatttatttaaatgcattattttaactTAATTATGACTATGTGGttcacgttaaaatgtttcttgaGTTAATGtttaggcgattattcgatgcgtgatcgaggagaagagaccggCAACGAGTTTtggcaaaattttaaaatgtggtattttattttaagttgagattggggcattttaactaAGTTATTAagttgttagtattttaaagcctaatttaattattaagtgaattttagaattttagaGCTTTTTAAAGTCTAGCACTTGTGTACATTATTTTACTTTTGGGGTATTAgcatttttttaattatctaGTGACttgtaattatttatttaattaacctAATTAGCTCTAATTACCTTAATTGTAAAcacaaacacacgcacacacacactcacacacacaaactcacgacacaaacacacacacacatatttcaaaatttttgtttGAGAAAATACTAGGGTTCCTAGAGCAAGAGTGCAGCCGCCCCTCTCTGAATTTCCCAACGAGTTTTCGTTATTTTTCCTTCAAGAAAATCGcaccacgttcgtcccggatcaagcctcgctccctTCTCACTtcggtatttcaaatcatcaaaaaggcatgtatattctattatttctgcatcgatctcgtcatattatgcgttgtgtttttatttatgcgtaaaaatacatgtgtgatgcgtagaagtttgagcaattatgtttagaccacttttgaaaccattttcagATCTAAATTAACGTTTTTACTTCCTTTTTAAATACTGCAGTTTTTTGGTCGCGTTTTTgaaaaaactttcaaaacaaaaattgtagaactttttgatgccttcgatttgacagtaaattcgaattatttggataaaaattgagtaagttatgatcattttcgtgggactgctcaaagtgcgttttcagaaaattatgttattgatgtgttcttgagattttcttgttgcaggcttcgttgggcatcGATGGGTGATCATTGTTGCGTTTAGGTATaccgagaatgatgttggggtGTACGTTGGTATTTCTTTTCGTGTCTTTAGGCACTTGGTTgagttagaaatcgtaggaattgatttggATGACAAATTTCGTGTTCATGAGTTGAATTGCGTTGTAAGTTGGGCGTCGTTGTTTGGGGACGTTCGTTTGAGTTGAATGAGTGTTCTAGCACTCTAGGACGGATCTCAAGGTGTCGAGTCATGATCAGGATGGTAGAATTAGGAGAAATAAGCTTTGAGTACATGACTTTCCGTTGGTTTACTTTTACCGAGTCTATACGGACCCCtcgacggaccctggcacggggtccttGCCATTGTTTCCTCCTTAGTGTCAGTAAACCGAGTCTAGAAGGAGCCCTTCCACAGACCCTGATACGGGGTCTGTGCCTTCGTTTTCCTTGAaagtgtcaaatttgcgagTCAACACGGACCCCTAGATGGatcctagcacggggtccgtgtccttacttCTTTCCGAGCGTTTCTTttgcgaacctacacggacctatacacggacccgggcacggggtccgtgtacttcatgaTTGGGAAAAAATTGTAAACTTCATTTCAAGTTTGTGTTGGGGTGCATGATAATGGTTAGTATgatgattaaaagaggtcaagtctcgagtgatctagaatatcataagctatttaattacttcggtggcgagcacgagtacctacatCTAAGACATGCAAGTTAAGTATctaaattcatgttagtatgttgcagcagtggccccaagtgaaaatccaacgaatccctcaacgccaagtagtatgtcgacgtgcaagaaaatattttcaagtttttaaggtatgctaaatgtcttgtgaccaatgtatatatggggttggaaagcgttaaatatGAACagggaccaacccaccccgttaaagcatgaacgggtttagatcaggattggaaagcgttaaatcattaacggggaccaatccggggaccaatccgcccgttaaagcatgaacagggatctcaggtatgtggcagtggattcgtccctgtcaacCCAGTActttggtttagtctgatcaggcgatttatgttatgggtcacttgctttgaaacatgtctctacgcaaaataatgaagttcatgtatgtacaaatatgcaagcatgtttataaaagttttcacgttatggcacgtctaagttatgtacgtatgttcatgtttagtgtaagttcaagtttcaagtatgtatgttctattttaaagttgcatgtggttttattacgtattattcattactcccagtttatacgtgttgagtctttagactcactagacgtgatcgatgcaggtgaggatgattatgaggagactggaggtggtgaccaaggggcaggcttagactgagcaggaggctagacccgaggaccgcccaagtttttagttttttgaaaatgattcatacttttgtcaaacttaaatttttagatcttttgttacAAAAGATTTGGAGACGTACAATTTACTTTATCAAACTTTGGTTGTACatgatttaattaagaaaatttttaattcttccgcaatttttttaagtagtaaaaagtacggtacgctacagttggtattagagcggtgttcttgtacaGAGTTACgccctactgccagttgcgagaagctcacgaagtcacacctcaagtttgtaagttttaagtttttggATTTttccatgtattaagcattaagtcatgatttcagcatgtccatgttttaagcttagattacgtgcatcttatactattgatatcatgttcatgcatgtggggcttacgtgttgggtaaattctagaatagtatgcctcctagacgtatggttAACCGTGAAGCTAGGGAAGAGGACCGAGAGCCTCGAGATCAGGAGAGGGCCAATcccccacctccaccaccagatatgcaggcacagatgcttgcaagtatgactcagttcttcgcacagtttgcggggaaccaggcagCAGTTGAttcaggggcgaggcccagaccggaagtagtgtatgagaggttcaggaggatgaacccaaaggagttttcggggaccactgacccgatgatagctgaaggatggattaagtccatcgaagtaaTCTTCGATTTCATGGAGCTGACAGACAGCAGAccgggtcaggtgtgccacgttcTTTCTGTCAGGGATGCCagactatggtgggagagtgcgtcagtGTCAGTCAACTTGCAGGTGTTGCCTTGgaatggtttcaaggaggttttctactcaaaGTATTTCACTGAAAGAAGTACAGTCCAGACTATCCAGGGAattcatgacgttgcgtcagggggatagcagcgtggcggagttcgtgaggaagttcgagagggggtgtcactttgtgcctcttatagctaatgatgcccaggggaatctgagacatttcatggatgggttgcggccgatatTGCGCCGTGACGTTCAAGTTGCTAGTCCTACGACCTATGCCGTTgctgtatctagagccttggcggcagagcaggataagagggatattgaggctgacaggcagggcaagaggccctataaggctccacagcagcagctagcagcagcgacctcagtttaagaggccgttccagggGAAACCAGGGAAGAAGCCCTATCGGGGACCACCGAAAGGCAAGGGCCCTGTTCCACAGCCGAAAGCTCCTCAGAGGCCGGGAGAgaacccggtgtgcccgaaatgcaaccgccagcatccggggCAGTGTTTGTATGGATAAGGCAAGTGTTTCAGATGCGGGGCAAGTGACCATatgttgaaggagtgcccacagtggaggaaaccgacccagggcagagtgttcgccatgcacgcacaggaggcgaacccagacactacaCTGCTGAcgggtaacttatttaattgcatacaatattaaattttcgccttgcatgtttatttgaattGGGATTATTAGGATGTTAGATGGAATTTTTGGTGTCTTTTGCTGCTTAAGAATACTATTAGAACTTTGTGTTATAAGTTGTGTGGTGCTAACGTccttcaggaaatattttcaatcAAGAGAATAGCTActcaggccttgatagattcaggagccacccattcatttatctcggagacgttcgctaa includes:
- the LOC142521831 gene encoding gibberellin 2-beta-dioxygenase 6-like, with the protein product MIYESNPTLDKDFNKLLLNHKNDSRKLVSNDINSDQIYEVEELPLIDLRGLTSGDDRERVECMEAIARASSEWGFFQIVNHGVSVKLLTEIRREQIKLFNAPFKTKSSLGLLNNSYRWGSTTANSPENFSWSEAFHISLTKISDPACYGEFDSLREVLVEYAATMQKLAKLLTGVLMMNLSSKNGGRFEDTISCEESTCFLRLNHYPICPLSAQQQVFGLVPHTDSDYLTILHQDRVGGLQLMKDSKWVAVKPNQDALIVNIGDLFQAWSNDVYKSVKHKVMSNTTMERFSVAYFLCPSYDSFVGSCKKPSLYKDFTFGEYRSQVQQDTRTIGYKVGLPRFRREQNSYN